Proteins encoded in a region of the Equus asinus isolate D_3611 breed Donkey chromosome X, EquAss-T2T_v2, whole genome shotgun sequence genome:
- the LOC123282707 gene encoding melanoma-associated antigen 10-like — protein MPRAPKRRRYMLEEGLQSQSETQGPVGALLPVAVEEDTSSSSTCSSSFPSSFPSSSSSSCYPLLSSTPEEVDDVAGAPSPPQSPQSARPSPTAMASPPLSQSEDDSSSSRGEEGPSTSQALPYTASFPRNVIDGKVAELVEFLLVKYHTKEPTTKAEMLNMVLRDYQDHFPVIFSEASECMQLIFGVDVKEVDPSDHAYVLVTTLGLTYDGMLSDEQSMPNTGLLVMLLGVILLQGDCAPEEDVWEALSVMGVRAGREHFIYGEPRELITKVWVQEQYVEYRQVPSSDPARYEFLWGPRAHAETSKMSVLEFLASAIGGDPRSFPVSYEEALRDQEERVQARIASTDNATDTASASCSTVPSSSSCPE, from the coding sequence ATGCCTCGTGCTCCAAAGCGACGGCGCTACATGCTTGAGGAAGGCCTTCAGTCCCAAAGCGAGACGCAGGGCCCAGTGGGTGCACTGCTTCCTGTGGCTGTGGAAGAGGATACTTCTTCgtcctccacctgctcctcctcttttccctcctctttcccctcctcctcctcttcctcttgctaTCCTCTCTTGTCGAGCACACCAGAGGAGGTTGATGATGTCGCTGGGGCCCCGAGTCCTCCCCAGAGCCCTCAGagtgcccgcccctcccccactgccatgGCCTCCCCTCCACTGAGCCAGTCTGAAGACGACAGCTCCAGCAGCCGAGGAGAGGAGGGTCCGAGCACCTCACAGGCCCTGCCATACACTGCGTCCTTTCCCAGAAATGTGATTGATGGCAAGGTGGCTGAGCTGGTGGAGTTCCTGCTTGTCAAGTATCACACAAAGGAGCCGACCACAAAGGCGGAGATGCTGAATATGGTCCTCAGAGATTACCAGGACCACTTCCCTGTGATCTTCAGTGAAGCCTCTGAGTGCATGCAGCTCATCTTTGGCGTTGACGTGAAGGAAGTGGACCCCAGCGACCACGCCTATGTCCTGGTCACCACCCTGGGCCTCACCTACGATGGGATGCTGAGCGATGAGCAGAGCATGCCCAATACCGGCCTCCTGGTGATGCTCCTGGGCGTCATCCTCCTGCAGGGCGACTGTGCCCCTGAGGAGGACGTCTGGGAAGCACTGAGTGTCATGGGGGTGCGTGCCGGGAGGGAGCACTTCATCTACGGGGAGCCCAGGGAGCTTATCACTAAAGTTTGGGTGCAGGAGCAGTACGTGGAGTACCGGCAGGTGCCCAGCAGCGATCCTGCTCGCTACGAGTTCCTGTGGGGTCCCAGGGCCCATGCTGAAACCAGCAAGATGAGTGTCCTGGAGTTTTTGGCCAGTGCCATTGGGGGTGACCCCAGGTCCTTCCCAGTGTCGTATGAGGAAGCTTTGAGAGATCAGGAAGAGAGAGTTCAGGCCAGAATTGCCAGCACGGATAATGCTACTGACACGGCCAGTGCAAGTTGTAGTACCGTGCCCAGTAGCTCCTCCTGCCCTGAGTGA